A section of the Neisseria dumasiana genome encodes:
- a CDS encoding DNA internalization-related competence protein ComEC/Rec2, which produces MPRFWLPLWVSGVVVSFALPAVPSWTVLAAVWLCLFAAAWRFRAAAWLLIAFSGALYGIWRTQSALEQQWPAVQTASVPLTIEVADLPQRDDKRVRFTARASDGAGREYRLLLSDYGLRDWSAGSRWQVKARVRPPVGEVNLRGFNREAWALADGINGVGSIGKERQPLPENRAGVLLRVREAVSLRWQQTDTGGRDFSDALGLMRALSIGEQSALSAQSWQAFRPLGLNHLVSISGLHVGMVAVLVGWLMKQLLRVLPRVPKRPRVWMLAAGLAAALFYAGLAGFSVPTQRSVLMLCALAWAWWRGSGASVWAGWWQALAWVLLFDPLAVLGAGFWLSFGLVGALLWVSAGRLNERGWLLAVRGQWAVSLLSVAALGSMFASLPLISPLVNALAIPWFSWMLVPLALLASLLPFGWLQWLAAAAGEYTMRVLVWVAEYAPEYAVAASPPYLLPLAVLAVLIVLLPRGTGWKPLAWLVLAGFVLYRPPPVVEGRLKVTVWDAGQGLSVLMQTKNHHLLFDTGTEHIANAQILPALNAAGVRRLDALVLSHHDADHDGGFAEIRRSKQPRRIWAGQPEFYQGAEFCRERQWQWDGAVFEFLRPSENPKTADDNEQSCVLRVLAGGQSLLVTGDLGKRGELALVEKYGEGLYSQVLVLGHHGSDTSSAGGFLNAVSPQYAVASSGYANAYKHPTTAVQNRVKAHGITLLRTDLSGALVFELGAGEEVRAGRLKTIKPYWQRKPFE; this is translated from the coding sequence ATGCCCCGTTTCTGGCTGCCGCTTTGGGTAAGCGGCGTTGTTGTTTCGTTTGCGCTGCCCGCCGTACCGTCTTGGACGGTGCTGGCGGCGGTATGGCTGTGCCTGTTTGCAGCGGCGTGGCGGTTTCGGGCGGCGGCTTGGCTGCTGATCGCTTTTTCCGGTGCGTTATACGGCATCTGGCGCACGCAGTCTGCTTTGGAACAACAATGGCCTGCGGTTCAGACGGCCTCTGTGCCGCTCACGATAGAAGTGGCGGATTTGCCGCAGCGCGACGACAAACGGGTGCGTTTTACGGCGCGGGCGAGTGATGGTGCGGGGCGGGAATACCGTTTGCTGCTGTCGGATTACGGCCTGCGCGATTGGTCGGCCGGCAGCCGCTGGCAGGTTAAGGCAAGGGTTAGGCCGCCGGTGGGTGAGGTTAATCTGCGCGGTTTCAACCGTGAGGCGTGGGCGTTGGCCGACGGCATCAACGGGGTGGGTAGCATCGGCAAGGAAAGGCAGCCGTTGCCGGAAAACCGTGCCGGTGTGCTGTTGCGTGTGCGCGAAGCGGTGAGCCTGCGTTGGCAGCAAACCGATACCGGCGGGCGGGATTTTTCAGACGCCCTCGGTTTGATGCGGGCCTTGAGCATAGGCGAGCAGTCGGCTTTGAGCGCACAATCTTGGCAGGCATTCCGGCCTTTGGGCTTGAACCATTTGGTAAGTATTTCCGGCCTGCATGTAGGTATGGTGGCGGTGCTGGTGGGGTGGTTGATGAAGCAGTTGCTGCGTGTGCTGCCGCGCGTGCCGAAACGGCCGCGGGTGTGGATGTTGGCGGCGGGTTTGGCGGCGGCGTTGTTTTATGCGGGTTTGGCGGGGTTTTCGGTGCCGACGCAGCGCAGCGTGTTGATGCTGTGTGCGCTGGCGTGGGCTTGGTGGCGCGGCAGCGGCGCGTCGGTATGGGCGGGTTGGTGGCAGGCGCTGGCTTGGGTGCTGCTGTTTGACCCGTTGGCGGTTTTGGGGGCGGGGTTTTGGCTCTCGTTCGGCTTGGTGGGGGCTTTGCTGTGGGTGTCGGCAGGCCGTCTGAACGAGCGCGGTTGGTTGTTGGCGGTGCGCGGGCAATGGGCGGTGTCGCTGTTGTCGGTGGCGGCTTTGGGCAGCATGTTTGCTTCGCTGCCGCTCATCAGCCCGTTGGTGAATGCGTTGGCGATTCCGTGGTTTTCGTGGATGCTGGTGCCGCTGGCTCTGCTGGCTTCGCTGCTGCCGTTTGGCTGGCTGCAATGGCTGGCGGCTGCGGCGGGCGAATACACTATGCGCGTGTTGGTGTGGGTGGCGGAATATGCGCCCGAATATGCGGTGGCGGCTTCGCCGCCTTATCTGCTGCCGTTGGCGGTGCTGGCGGTATTGATAGTGTTGCTGCCGCGCGGCACGGGCTGGAAACCGCTTGCGTGGCTGGTGTTGGCGGGGTTTGTGCTGTACCGCCCGCCGCCTGTTGTGGAAGGCCGTCTGAAAGTAACGGTTTGGGATGCGGGGCAGGGTTTGTCGGTGTTGATGCAGACGAAAAACCATCACCTGTTGTTCGATACCGGCACGGAGCACATCGCCAACGCGCAGATTCTGCCTGCGCTGAATGCCGCCGGTGTGCGCCGTTTGGACGCACTGGTGCTGTCGCATCACGATGCCGACCACGACGGCGGTTTTGCCGAAATCCGCCGCTCGAAACAGCCGCGCCGAATCTGGGCGGGGCAGCCTGAGTTTTATCAGGGTGCGGAGTTTTGCAGGGAGCGGCAATGGCAATGGGACGGCGCGGTGTTTGAGTTTTTGAGGCCGTCTGAAAACCCGAAAACAGCCGACGACAACGAGCAAAGTTGCGTTCTGCGCGTGCTGGCGGGCGGGCAGTCGCTGCTGGTAACGGGCGATTTGGGCAAACGCGGCGAGCTGGCGTTGGTGGAAAAATACGGCGAAGGCTTGTACAGCCAAGTGTTGGTGCTGGGGCATCACGGCAGCGACACTTCGTCGGCGGGCGGTTTTCTGAACGCGGTTTCGCCGCAATACGCCGTGGCTTCGAGCGGTTATGCCAATGCTTACAAACACCCCACCACAGCGGTGCAAAACCGCGTGAAAGCCCACGGCATTACGCTGTTGCGTACCGATTTGTCGGGCGCGCTGGTGTTTGAACTGGGCGCGGGAGAAGAGGTGCGGGCAGGCCGTCTGAAAACAATTAAACCGTATTGGCAGAGAAAGCCGTTTGAATGA
- a CDS encoding cation diffusion facilitator family transporter yields MKPAAAPSADRERLLKSATYASTATALVLVLLKASAWLLSGSVSILAGFTDSLTDLLASVLNLFAVRLALRPADEKHTFGHGKAEGLSALAQAAFIGGSAVFLLLNALNRLMNPEPLQHTAWGIAVMVVSLVLTSALVLFQRYVLRRQASQAIAADRLHYVTDLLSNAVVLAGLVLAAYGWYAADGWPALLLSLWILKSAFDIGREAVNTLMDHSLSAQEVQAVRSAVLSVPEIQGVHDLKTRRSGGMVFVQLHIDLDAHMTLSASHDIAKAAAAKVKALFAEADVLVHTDPV; encoded by the coding sequence ATGAAACCTGCTGCCGCCCCTTCTGCCGACCGCGAACGCTTGTTGAAGTCGGCCACCTATGCTTCTACTGCAACGGCGCTTGTGCTGGTGTTGTTGAAAGCTTCGGCATGGCTGCTCAGCGGGTCGGTGAGTATTTTGGCCGGTTTTACCGATTCGCTTACCGATTTGCTGGCCAGCGTGCTTAATCTGTTTGCCGTGCGTTTGGCTTTGCGGCCTGCCGACGAAAAGCACACGTTCGGGCACGGCAAGGCCGAAGGTTTGTCGGCATTGGCGCAAGCGGCCTTTATCGGCGGTTCGGCGGTATTTTTGCTGCTCAATGCGCTTAACCGGCTGATGAATCCCGAGCCTTTGCAGCATACGGCTTGGGGGATTGCCGTGATGGTGGTGTCGTTGGTGCTGACTTCGGCTTTGGTGCTGTTTCAGCGGTATGTGCTGCGGCGGCAGGCTTCACAGGCGATAGCGGCAGACAGGTTGCATTATGTAACCGATTTGTTGTCGAATGCGGTGGTGCTGGCAGGCTTGGTGCTGGCTGCCTACGGTTGGTATGCGGCAGACGGCTGGCCTGCCTTGCTGTTGTCGTTATGGATTTTGAAAAGTGCGTTCGACATCGGCAGGGAGGCGGTTAACACGCTGATGGATCACTCGCTTTCGGCGCAGGAAGTGCAAGCGGTGCGTTCGGCGGTGTTGTCCGTGCCCGAGATACAAGGGGTGCATGATTTGAAAACACGCCGTTCGGGCGGCATGGTTTTTGTGCAGCTGCATATTGATTTGGACGCGCACATGACGCTCTCGGCATCGCACGATATTGCCAAAGCGGCGGCGGCAAAAGTGAAGGCTTTATTTGCCGAAGCGGATGTGTTGGTGCATACCGACCCTGTTTAG
- the ilvD gene encoding dihydroxy-acid dehydratase, which yields MPAYRSKTSTHGRNMAGARALWRATGVAEEDFGKPIIAIANSFTQFVPGHVHLHNMGQLVAREIEKAGGLAKEFNTIAVDDGIAMGHSGMLYSLPSRDLIADSVEYMVNAHCADALVCISNCDKITPGMLMAAMRLNIPTVFVSGGPMEAGKVIGVANITDTRKLDLVDAMVDAANDAVSDEEVAAVERSACPTCGSCSGMFTANSMNCLTEALGLSLPGNGSLLATHAGRKELFLEAGRLIVEITKRYYEQDDESVLPRSIATKAAFENAMSLDVAMGGSTNTVLHLLAAASEAQVDFKMADIDRISRQVPCLCKVAPATQKYHMEDVHRAGGVMGILAELDRAGCLKTDVSTVHEKTLKDALAKWDITNPANETAHQRYKAAPGGVRTTEAFSQNRQWPSLDLDRENGCIRSKAHAYSQDGGLAVLFGNIAERGCVVKTAGVDDSILTFTGRARVFESQDSAVAGILDNQIVAGDIVIIRYEGPKGGPGMQEMLYPTSYLKSKGLGKACALLTDGRFSGGTSGLSIGHVSPEAAEGGAIGLVKEGDTIEIDIPNRSIRLAVSDEELANRRKEMESRGAKAWKPENRDRHVSAALRAYAAMTTSADTGAVRDVSQVERK from the coding sequence ATGCCAGCTTACCGCTCCAAAACCTCCACCCACGGCCGCAATATGGCCGGCGCACGCGCTTTATGGCGTGCCACCGGCGTGGCCGAAGAAGATTTCGGCAAACCGATTATCGCCATTGCCAACTCGTTCACCCAATTCGTGCCCGGCCATGTGCATCTGCACAATATGGGCCAGCTTGTGGCGCGCGAAATCGAAAAAGCGGGCGGTTTGGCCAAAGAATTCAACACCATCGCGGTGGACGACGGCATTGCCATGGGCCACAGCGGTATGCTCTACAGCCTGCCCAGCCGCGATTTGATTGCCGATTCGGTGGAATACATGGTGAACGCGCATTGTGCCGATGCGCTGGTGTGCATTTCCAACTGCGACAAAATCACCCCCGGCATGCTGATGGCCGCCATGCGCCTGAACATTCCCACCGTGTTTGTTTCAGGCGGCCCGATGGAAGCGGGCAAGGTGATCGGCGTGGCCAACATCACCGATACCCGCAAGCTCGATTTGGTAGATGCAATGGTGGATGCCGCCAACGATGCCGTATCCGACGAAGAAGTGGCGGCGGTAGAACGCTCTGCCTGCCCGACCTGCGGCTCCTGCTCCGGCATGTTTACCGCCAACTCAATGAACTGCCTCACCGAAGCCTTAGGCTTGTCGCTGCCGGGCAACGGCTCGCTGCTGGCCACCCACGCAGGCCGTAAAGAATTGTTTTTGGAAGCAGGCCGTCTGATTGTGGAAATTACCAAACGCTATTACGAGCAAGACGACGAGAGCGTATTGCCGCGCAGCATCGCCACCAAAGCCGCGTTTGAAAACGCCATGAGTTTGGATGTGGCGATGGGCGGTTCTACCAACACCGTGCTGCATCTGTTGGCCGCTGCCAGCGAAGCGCAAGTGGATTTCAAAATGGCCGACATCGACCGCATCAGCCGCCAAGTGCCGTGTTTGTGCAAAGTCGCCCCTGCCACGCAGAAATACCATATGGAAGACGTACACCGCGCCGGCGGCGTGATGGGCATTTTGGCCGAACTCGACCGCGCCGGCTGCCTGAAAACCGACGTTTCCACCGTTCACGAAAAAACCTTGAAAGACGCGCTGGCGAAATGGGACATCACCAACCCCGCCAACGAAACCGCACATCAGCGCTACAAAGCCGCACCGGGCGGCGTGCGTACCACCGAAGCCTTTTCGCAAAACCGACAATGGCCGTCGCTCGACCTCGACCGCGAAAACGGCTGTATCCGCAGCAAAGCACACGCTTATTCGCAAGACGGCGGCTTGGCGGTGCTGTTCGGCAACATCGCCGAGCGCGGCTGCGTGGTGAAAACCGCCGGTGTGGACGACAGCATTCTCACATTCACCGGCCGCGCGCGCGTGTTTGAAAGCCAAGATTCTGCCGTGGCAGGCATTTTGGACAACCAAATCGTTGCGGGCGACATCGTAATCATCCGCTACGAAGGCCCGAAAGGCGGCCCGGGCATGCAGGAAATGCTGTATCCGACTTCTTACCTGAAATCCAAAGGCTTGGGCAAAGCCTGCGCCCTGCTGACCGACGGCCGTTTTTCAGGCGGCACTTCCGGCTTGAGCATCGGCCACGTTTCGCCCGAAGCGGCGGAAGGCGGTGCCATCGGTTTGGTGAAAGAAGGCGACACCATCGAAATCGACATCCCCAACCGCAGCATCCGTTTGGCCGTTTCCGATGAAGAATTGGCAAACCGCCGCAAAGAGATGGAAAGCCGCGGTGCTAAGGCCTGGAAACCCGAAAACCGCGACCGCCACGTTTCCGCCGCCTTGCGTGCTTATGCTGCCATGACCACTTCCGCCGACACCGGCGCGGTGCGCGACGTTTCACAGGTAGAACGCAAGTAA
- a CDS encoding OPT family oligopeptide transporter: protein MTQQSHYHDPYAGYRELTLRGMVLGALITVIFTASNVYLGLKVGLTFASSIPAAVISMAILKFAKDSNILENNMVQTQASAAGTLSTIIFVLPGLLMAGYWNGFPFWQTSLLCMAGGILGVIFTIPLRYAMVVKSDLPYPEGVAAAEILKVGSGEHDDSGEKDSGGSGIKEIAAGGVLAGLFSFASNGLRVMADHASYWFKSGNAIFQLPMGFSLALLGAGYLVGITGGIAILVGIFIAWGVAVPYFSSAVPQPADMEMAAYGMQLWKEKVRFIGAGTIGIAAIWTLITLFKPMMEGMRLSFRAFSGKADVSARRTEQDLSPKSMILWTLGMMVLLAFSFYHFIEDAGIPAGLGWLLVVVCTLLTSLIGFLVAAACGYMAGLVGSSSSPISGIGIISILTISIVLLMIGESTGLFADEGTRRFMLALTLFCGSAVISVASISNDNLQDLKTGYLVQATPWRQQIALIIGCIVGAVVIAPVLEILYEAYGFTGAMPREGMDASQALAAPQATLMTTIAQGIFAHNLQWTYIFTGVAIGVALIIVDFVLKKSSASKLSLPVLAVGMGIYLPPSINMPIIIGAVLAAVLKNIVRKRYPNDTESRLKKTERAGTLFAAGLIVGESLIGVMMAFIIAASVTGGGSDAPLALNLDNWQGIAAWLGLAAFIAGILIFAKRVLKSVRS, encoded by the coding sequence ATGACTCAACAATCACACTATCACGACCCCTATGCGGGATACCGTGAGCTTACCCTGCGCGGTATGGTTTTGGGTGCGTTGATTACGGTGATCTTTACCGCATCCAACGTGTATCTCGGCCTGAAGGTCGGCCTGACTTTTGCTTCATCCATTCCGGCGGCCGTGATTTCTATGGCCATTCTGAAATTTGCCAAAGACAGCAATATTTTGGAAAACAATATGGTGCAGACCCAAGCTTCTGCCGCAGGCACGCTTTCCACCATTATTTTCGTGCTGCCCGGCCTGTTGATGGCGGGCTACTGGAACGGATTTCCTTTTTGGCAAACCTCGCTGCTGTGTATGGCGGGCGGTATTTTGGGGGTGATTTTCACCATTCCGCTGCGTTATGCCATGGTGGTGAAAAGCGACTTGCCTTATCCGGAAGGCGTGGCGGCGGCTGAAATTTTGAAAGTCGGCAGCGGCGAGCACGACGACAGCGGAGAAAAAGATTCCGGCGGCAGCGGCATCAAAGAAATTGCTGCGGGCGGTGTATTGGCCGGATTGTTCAGTTTTGCCAGCAACGGTTTGCGCGTGATGGCCGATCATGCCAGCTATTGGTTCAAATCGGGCAATGCCATTTTCCAACTGCCGATGGGTTTTTCTCTGGCCTTGTTGGGGGCGGGCTATTTGGTGGGCATCACCGGCGGTATCGCCATTTTGGTGGGTATTTTCATCGCTTGGGGTGTGGCCGTACCTTATTTTTCATCGGCCGTGCCGCAGCCTGCCGACATGGAAATGGCTGCCTATGGTATGCAGCTGTGGAAAGAAAAAGTGCGCTTTATCGGTGCGGGCACGATCGGTATCGCCGCAATTTGGACGCTGATTACCCTGTTCAAACCGATGATGGAAGGCATGCGCCTGTCTTTCCGTGCCTTCAGCGGCAAAGCCGATGTTTCCGCCCGTCGCACCGAACAGGATTTATCGCCCAAATCAATGATATTGTGGACTTTGGGCATGATGGTGTTGCTGGCTTTCAGTTTTTACCACTTTATCGAAGATGCCGGCATTCCTGCCGGTTTGGGCTGGCTGCTGGTGGTGGTGTGTACGCTGCTGACTTCGCTTATCGGCTTTCTGGTGGCGGCAGCCTGCGGTTACATGGCGGGCTTGGTAGGTTCGTCTTCCAGCCCCATTTCGGGTATCGGCATTATTTCCATCTTAACCATTTCCATCGTGTTGCTGATGATCGGCGAATCTACGGGATTGTTTGCGGATGAGGGAACGCGCCGTTTTATGCTTGCTTTAACGCTTTTCTGCGGCTCGGCGGTGATTTCGGTGGCATCGATTTCCAACGACAACCTACAGGATTTGAAAACCGGTTATTTGGTGCAGGCTACGCCGTGGCGTCAGCAAATCGCGCTGATTATCGGCTGTATCGTCGGCGCGGTGGTGATTGCCCCCGTGTTGGAAATCCTATATGAGGCTTACGGCTTCACCGGTGCGATGCCCCGCGAAGGCATGGACGCATCCCAAGCCCTTGCCGCTCCCCAAGCTACGTTGATGACCACCATTGCCCAAGGCATTTTCGCCCACAACCTGCAATGGACATACATTTTCACCGGCGTTGCCATCGGCGTGGCATTGATTATTGTGGATTTTGTGTTGAAGAAAAGCAGCGCTTCCAAACTAAGCCTGCCGGTTTTGGCCGTGGGCATGGGCATTTACCTGCCGCCTTCCATCAATATGCCGATTATCATCGGCGCGGTATTGGCGGCGGTGCTGAAAAATATCGTCCGCAAACGCTATCCGAACGACACGGAAAGCCGTCTGAAAAAAACCGAACGCGCCGGCACGCTGTTTGCCGCAGGCTTGATTGTGGGCGAAAGCCTGATCGGTGTGATGATGGCCTTTATCATCGCCGCTTCGGTAACCGGCGGCGGCTCGGACGCACCGCTGGCGCTCAACCTCGACAACTGGCAAGGCATTGCCGCTTGGCTGGGCTTGGCTGCATTTATTGCCGGAATATTGATTTTTGCCAAACGGGTTTTAAAATCGGTACGCTCATAA